A single Theropithecus gelada isolate Dixy chromosome 7b, Tgel_1.0, whole genome shotgun sequence DNA region contains:
- the LOC112629397 gene encoding olfactory receptor 4K2 produces MDVANKSTMFEFVLLGLCNSWELQMFFFMVFSLFYVATMVGNSLIVITVIVDPHLHSPMYFLLTNLSIIDMSLASFATPKMITDYLTGHKTISFDGCLTQIFFLHLFTGTEIILLMAMSFDRYIAICKPLHYASIISPQVCVALVVASWIVGIMHSMSQVIFALTLPFCGPNEVDSFFCDLPVVFQLACVDTYVLGLFMISTSGIIALSCFIVLFHSYVIVLVTVKHHSSRGSSKALSTCTAHFIVVFLFFGPCIFIYMWPLSNFLTDKILSVFYTIFTPILNPIIYTLRNQEVKIAIRKLKNRFLNFNKAMPS; encoded by the coding sequence gttttgctGGGGCTCTGTAATTCCTGGGAACTACAGATGTTTTTCTTTAtggtgttttcattgttttatgtgGCAACAATGGTGGGTAACAGCCTCATAGTCATCACAGTTATAGTGGACCCTCACCTACACTCCCCTATGTATTTCCTGCTTACCAATCTTTCAATCATTGATATGTCTCTTGCTTCTTTTGCCACCCCAAAGATGATTACAGATTACCTAACAGGTCACAAAACCATCTCTTTCGATGGCTGCCTTACCCAGATATTCTTTCTCCACCTTTTCACTGGCACCGAGATCATCTTACTCATGGCCATGTCCTTCGATAGGTATATTGCAATATGCAAGCCCCTGCACTATGCTTCAATCATTAGTCCTCAGGTGTGTGTTGCTCTCGTGGTGGCTTCCTGGATTGTGGGAATCATGCATTCAATGAGTCAGGTCATATTTGCCCTCACGTTACCATTCTGTGGTCCCAATGAGGTAGACAGCTTTTTCTGTGACCTTCCTGTGGTGTTCCAATTGGCTTGTGTGGATACTTATGTTCTGGGCCTCTTTATGATCTCAACAAGTGGCATAATTGCATTGTCctgctttattgttttatttcattcatatgTTATTGTCCTGGTTACTGTGAAGCATCATTCTTCCCGAGGATCATCTAAGGCCCTCTCTACTTGTACAGCTCATTTCATCGTTGTCTTCTTGTTCTTTGGGCCATGCATCTTCATCTACATGTGGCCACTAAGCAACTTTCTCACAGACAAGATCCTGTCTGTGTTTTATACCATCTTTACTCCTATTCTGAACCCAATAATTTATACTTTGAGGAATCAAGAAGTAAAGATAGccataaggaaactgaaaaataggTTTCTAAATTTTAATAAGGCAATGCCATCATAG